The [Eubacterium] siraeum genome contains a region encoding:
- a CDS encoding zinc-ribbon domain-containing protein, with protein sequence MFKYYSEVTTMAFCNKCGNQLPDGANNCPNCGAPAGNAQQNTQNAQNFVNNMMNTNDTTSQFDPQDINDNKGMSVLAYIGFLFLVPLLACPNSKFARYHTNQGLVLFLLEFALGIVTGILGIIPIAGLIIGGLLSAVGGIFTLVLMIMGIINAAQGQAKELPLIGKITLLK encoded by the coding sequence ATGTTTAAATACTATTCGGAGGTAACAACAATGGCTTTTTGCAACAAATGCGGAAACCAGCTCCCCGACGGAGCTAATAACTGCCCTAACTGCGGCGCTCCCGCAGGAAACGCACAGCAGAACACACAGAACGCACAGAACTTTGTAAACAACATGATGAACACAAATGATACAACATCACAGTTTGATCCGCAGGATATAAACGATAACAAGGGTATGTCCGTACTCGCTTATATAGGATTCCTGTTCCTTGTTCCCCTGCTTGCTTGCCCTAACTCGAAGTTTGCACGCTATCACACAAACCAGGGACTTGTACTGTTCCTGTTAGAGTTTGCATTAGGTATTGTAACAGGTATATTAGGTATTATTCCTATAGCTGGTCTTATAATCGGCGGACTTTTAAGCGCAGTAGGCGGTATCTTCACTCTTGTACTTATGATTATGGGTATCATCAACGCCGCACAGGGACAGGCTAAGGAACTTCCTCTTATCGGCAAGATCACACTGCTGAAGTAA
- a CDS encoding PLP-dependent aminotransferase family protein, giving the protein MNAFSYRVQTLQPSAIREILKFTADPEVISFAAGNPAPEAFPTEEIARITNEILTTTPIDALQYSITEGYTPLRNWIKDDLKKKGMFGENDEDVVITSGAQQAIEVVTKEICNEGDTIICEAPTFIGSLNAFRSYNAKLVGVEMEDDGINIDKLEKALIENPRTAFIYLIPNFQNPTGKTMSLEKRKAVLALAQKYNVYILEDNPYGDLRYIGENVPTIKSLDKNGNVLYAGTFSKTLAPGLRVGYLCAPKNVIAKAVVCMQVSTVHTSILPQMITYKFVTENDFEQHLEKLREIYKRKSDLMLTNLKMKMPKSIKFTEPEGGLFIWGTLPDGDMPYFCKKAVKNKVAVVPGNAFLTDENAPCLSFRLNYSTPTDEQIEKGVDILAEVASTMYR; this is encoded by the coding sequence ATGAACGCATTTTCATACAGAGTACAGACATTGCAGCCATCAGCAATAAGAGAGATACTTAAATTTACGGCAGATCCGGAGGTAATCAGCTTTGCGGCGGGCAATCCCGCTCCCGAGGCTTTCCCTACAGAAGAGATCGCCCGTATAACAAATGAAATACTTACAACCACGCCCATTGACGCACTTCAGTATTCTATCACGGAGGGCTATACGCCCCTTCGTAACTGGATAAAGGACGACCTTAAGAAAAAAGGTATGTTTGGCGAGAATGATGAAGATGTGGTTATCACATCGGGCGCACAGCAGGCTATTGAGGTAGTGACCAAGGAGATATGCAATGAGGGTGACACGATTATCTGCGAGGCTCCTACGTTTATCGGCTCGCTGAACGCATTCCGTTCCTATAATGCAAAGCTTGTAGGCGTTGAGATGGAAGATGACGGTATAAATATCGACAAGCTCGAAAAGGCTCTCATAGAGAATCCCAGAACGGCTTTCATCTATCTCATACCCAACTTCCAGAACCCTACAGGCAAGACAATGAGCCTTGAAAAGCGTAAGGCTGTACTTGCGCTCGCTCAGAAGTACAACGTATATATCCTTGAAGACAATCCCTACGGCGATCTTCGTTATATAGGCGAAAATGTGCCTACCATAAAGTCGCTCGACAAGAACGGTAACGTTCTTTATGCAGGAACATTCTCAAAGACGCTTGCCCCCGGTCTGCGTGTGGGATACCTCTGCGCCCCCAAGAACGTAATCGCTAAGGCTGTAGTTTGTATGCAGGTTTCAACCGTTCACACCTCTATCCTGCCGCAGATGATCACCTATAAGTTCGTTACCGAAAACGATTTTGAACAGCACCTTGAAAAGCTGAGAGAAATCTACAAGCGCAAGTCGGATCTTATGCTTACAAACCTCAAGATGAAGATGCCCAAGTCCATAAAGTTCACAGAACCTGAGGGCGGTCTGTTTATCTGGGGTACGCTTCCTGACGGCGATATGCCTTACTTCTGCAAGAAGGCAGTAAAGAACAAGGTAGCTGTTGTTCCCGGCAATGCATTCTTAACCGATGAAAACGCTCCTTGTCTGTCATTCAGACTTAACTATTCCACTCCCACAGACGAACAGATTGAAAAGGGCGTGGACATTCTTGCCGAAGTGGCAAGCACAATGTACAGATAA
- a CDS encoding ABC transporter ATP-binding protein/permease produces the protein MKYFDKLSAAVQAAFSVRAVDTDKLLYCVKADMDGEGCYYDTYITFDNKTLYLLSGYDRLVKNKKTFDTQFDFKDFSEYPMEEIEKLYVDRYQFTARLMAKMTDGTEKQLAMFSGGFSEKFEQFCRRYETIKKGETPDDSALDDKTLYCPKCNRKYPDPNRAFCPYCTKRTWVFKRLLGMFGDYKKQIAVILALIAVSVALGLIAPYFGTKMLYDDVLSEGGSLHGQILFVILVMAAFSLLSTGFSMIYGVIISRITPQVIHKLRTDIFASMQKLSLSFFTTKQTGSLMGRVDRDSFDVYGFFVDIVPQFIANMIKIAGLVVLMLMVNPIISLSMFLAVFFVLLCEVLWLRGQRRHWRNRDIARRGVTSTLSDALNGHRVVKAFSREEQEISRFGRKNNNLYSAEYARDKRSAHFFPVQHGIYAVFSGVIYCLGVALVLMGNLQLGGLTLLINYFGVIWDPIFFFMYMGNDWARCTDAAGRMFEILDSEPTVKPPAEPAVIPDGVLKGDICFRDVTFEYEAGRPVLKNMSFATEAGRFTGIVGKTGAGKSTIINLISRMYDVTSGEITIDGIPVKKIPFDVLRKNIGVVSQETYLFMGTVADNIRYARPDATMEEVIQAAKSANAHDFIMKLPEGYDTVTGSGGVSLSGGEKQRISIARALIQKPNILILDEATAAMDTATERKIQSAIDNLKSGRTIIAIAHRLSTLRDADKLYVIEHGEVKESGTHDELIRTNGKYFELYKLQSESLKSVGLD, from the coding sequence ATGAAGTATTTTGATAAGCTGTCTGCCGCTGTGCAGGCAGCTTTTTCTGTCAGGGCGGTCGATACGGATAAGCTGTTATACTGCGTAAAAGCAGATATGGACGGCGAGGGGTGTTATTATGACACCTACATCACGTTTGATAACAAAACGCTTTATCTGTTATCGGGCTATGACAGACTTGTAAAGAATAAAAAGACGTTTGACACACAGTTCGATTTCAAGGATTTCAGCGAATATCCTATGGAGGAAATCGAAAAGCTGTATGTTGACCGCTATCAGTTTACGGCAAGGCTGATGGCGAAGATGACGGACGGTACGGAAAAACAGCTTGCGATGTTTTCGGGAGGGTTTTCCGAAAAATTCGAGCAGTTCTGCCGCCGTTATGAAACAATCAAAAAGGGCGAAACGCCCGACGATTCCGCACTTGACGACAAGACACTGTATTGCCCGAAGTGCAACAGAAAATATCCCGACCCGAACAGAGCCTTCTGCCCGTACTGCACAAAGCGTACATGGGTGTTCAAGCGACTGCTCGGTATGTTCGGCGACTACAAAAAGCAGATAGCAGTGATACTTGCTCTGATAGCGGTATCGGTGGCGCTGGGACTTATCGCTCCCTATTTCGGCACAAAAATGCTGTACGATGACGTTCTGAGTGAAGGCGGAAGTCTGCACGGGCAGATACTGTTCGTGATACTCGTTATGGCGGCATTCTCACTGCTGTCTACGGGATTTTCAATGATTTACGGCGTTATTATAAGCAGGATAACACCGCAGGTAATACATAAGCTGAGGACAGATATTTTTGCTTCTATGCAGAAGCTGTCGCTGTCATTCTTCACGACTAAGCAGACAGGCTCGCTTATGGGCAGGGTAGACCGTGACAGCTTTGACGTGTACGGATTTTTCGTGGATATAGTTCCGCAGTTTATTGCGAATATGATAAAGATAGCAGGACTTGTCGTGCTTATGCTTATGGTGAACCCGATAATATCGCTGTCGATGTTCCTTGCGGTGTTCTTTGTATTGCTGTGCGAGGTGCTTTGGCTGAGAGGTCAGAGAAGGCACTGGAGAAACCGAGATATTGCAAGACGAGGTGTTACGTCTACCTTGTCGGACGCACTGAACGGACACAGGGTAGTAAAGGCGTTTTCCCGTGAGGAACAGGAAATATCCCGTTTTGGCAGGAAGAACAATAATCTTTATTCGGCTGAATACGCAAGGGATAAGAGGAGCGCTCATTTCTTCCCTGTACAGCACGGAATATATGCTGTTTTCAGCGGTGTTATATACTGTCTTGGCGTTGCTCTTGTGCTGATGGGTAACCTTCAGCTCGGCGGACTGACACTGCTCATAAACTATTTCGGTGTTATATGGGATCCGATATTCTTCTTTATGTATATGGGCAACGACTGGGCAAGGTGTACCGATGCCGCAGGCAGAATGTTCGAAATACTCGACAGCGAGCCTACAGTGAAGCCGCCCGCCGAGCCTGCCGTTATACCGGACGGTGTTCTGAAGGGCGATATTTGTTTCAGAGATGTAACGTTTGAATATGAAGCAGGCAGACCGGTACTTAAAAATATGTCCTTTGCTACCGAGGCAGGCAGATTTACCGGCATTGTCGGCAAGACGGGTGCGGGAAAATCGACTATCATCAATCTCATATCAAGAATGTACGATGTAACATCGGGCGAGATAACGATAGACGGAATACCCGTGAAGAAGATACCGTTTGACGTTCTCAGAAAGAATATCGGTGTTGTGTCACAGGAAACATATCTGTTTATGGGAACTGTCGCAGACAATATCAGGTACGCAAGACCCGATGCGACAATGGAAGAAGTGATACAAGCGGCAAAAAGCGCAAACGCTCACGATTTTATAATGAAGCTCCCCGAAGGGTACGATACCGTAACGGGAAGCGGCGGTGTAAGCCTGTCGGGCGGCGAAAAACAGCGTATATCAATAGCCCGTGCGCTGATACAGAAGCCGAACATACTTATACTTGACGAGGCTACGGCGGCTATGGATACCGCAACAGAACGTAAGATACAGAGTGCGATAGATAATCTCAAGAGCGGCAGAACGATAATTGCGATAGCACACCGCCTCTCAACGCTCCGTGACGCAGACAAGCTGTATGTTATCGAACACGGCGAGGTAAAGGAGAGCGGAACTCACGATGAGTTGATACGCACAAACGGAAAATACTTTGAGCTGTATAAGCTGCAAAGCGAGTCGCTGAAATCTGTCGGACTTGACTGA
- a CDS encoding DUF1854 domain-containing protein gives MKQNTTAIYDVDTLNILSPDKIGLTETESGYLEFSYDGRDYEKVDLTRLVPFNDENRYISVSYKNEEDEWKEIGVIKDLDDLSADTKKTADDYLKLKYYIPEIKKIHRITDNQMGYLFLEADTTAGEKKIAVYDWWHNFRVIHGKMLAVTDADGNRYSVPDVDRLDKASIKKLQLFI, from the coding sequence ATGAAACAGAATACAACTGCAATTTATGATGTGGATACGCTTAACATTCTTTCACCCGATAAAATCGGGCTTACCGAAACCGAAAGCGGTTATCTTGAGTTTTCGTATGACGGCAGGGATTATGAAAAGGTTGACCTTACAAGGCTCGTACCGTTCAACGATGAAAACAGGTATATAAGCGTAAGCTATAAGAATGAGGAAGACGAGTGGAAAGAGATAGGCGTTATAAAGGATCTTGATGACCTGTCGGCTGATACTAAAAAGACAGCCGATGATTATCTCAAGCTCAAATACTACATTCCCGAGATAAAGAAGATCCACAGGATAACGGATAATCAGATGGGGTATCTTTTCCTTGAAGCCGATACTACGGCAGGCGAAAAGAAAATAGCCGTGTATGACTGGTGGCATAATTTTAGGGTGATACACGGAAAGATGCTTGCCGTGACGGACGCAGACGGAAACCGCTACAGCGTACCTGATGTTGACAGGCTGGACAAGGCGAGCATCAAAAAGCTCCAGCTGTTCATCTGA
- a CDS encoding ABC transporter ATP-binding protein/permease, with protein sequence MNLKLSVPKGVDIDSVSFSLPFDIDKKAKNANGHLTATKDKLTVYYDDKAVREFAVSDISKITVEQLIGCSMLCVRDMHGRDICVCQFSQKYYMRYAELAKIYEHYIATGEFTEHTDADEPSCQKCGAALRGSSKCMFCDAKKGVFLKLVKRLAPYKVQFGLSLFATFVLYAFDVINPLFQRILVDDLIVPNNSDWGLFWKITLCILVLNLSSMGFRLLQEVCNYKISTAYGRDLRRDIFNKTQQLSMSNVAKRTPGELINRVSGDAATLQDFMTRQGKDMIFQTTALVALLIIMFITNWKLAIVITVPLPLAAFLSVKSFNAISVRYGRVWRFQCRASELLHDVLHGIRVVKNYGNEDREIEAYRNASAKWADSVKKADILWYMVQPPIRYIFSIGEFCALFFGGSMILGREMQLGELIQFTTYVAMLYGPIQWLTSLPRVLAQARVSAGKVFEILEENNDISDNENAVSLDIKGDIEFKNVYFGYKAYNPVLKDVSFSIKQGEMIGIVGHSGVGKSTLINLVMRLYDATSGQVLIDGTDVRDISQNSLRSQVGVVLQETYLFSGTVLDNIRYAKPDASFEEIINAAKTANCHDFITRMPDGYNTVVGERGYNLSGGERQRIAIARAILHDPKILILDEATASLDTQTEKQIQDALDRLIKGRTTIAIAHRLSTLANADRLIVLKKGRVAEIGTHTELLQSKGVYYELVMAQKQTARLRKSETPALAMG encoded by the coding sequence ATGAATTTGAAACTGTCAGTACCGAAAGGCGTGGATATTGACAGCGTGAGCTTTTCCCTGCCGTTTGACATAGACAAAAAGGCTAAAAACGCAAACGGGCATCTTACCGCCACAAAGGACAAGCTCACGGTATATTATGACGATAAAGCGGTACGGGAGTTTGCCGTATCGGATATAAGCAAGATAACGGTAGAACAGCTTATCGGCTGTTCGATGCTGTGCGTAAGGGATATGCACGGCAGGGATATATGCGTCTGTCAGTTTTCGCAGAAGTATTATATGCGCTATGCGGAGCTTGCAAAGATATATGAGCATTACATTGCTACGGGCGAATTTACCGAGCATACGGATGCAGACGAGCCGAGCTGTCAGAAGTGCGGAGCGGCACTCAGAGGCAGCAGTAAATGTATGTTCTGCGATGCGAAAAAGGGCGTGTTTTTAAAACTCGTAAAAAGGCTTGCACCGTACAAGGTGCAGTTCGGTCTGTCGCTTTTCGCAACATTCGTGCTGTATGCTTTTGACGTTATCAATCCGCTGTTCCAGCGTATACTGGTAGATGACCTTATAGTGCCGAATAACAGTGACTGGGGGCTTTTCTGGAAGATAACGCTGTGCATTCTTGTGCTTAACCTGTCCTCTATGGGATTCCGGCTGTTGCAGGAGGTGTGCAACTATAAAATATCAACGGCATACGGCAGGGATCTGCGCCGTGATATTTTCAACAAGACCCAGCAGCTATCTATGAGCAATGTTGCAAAACGCACTCCCGGCGAGCTTATCAATCGTGTGTCGGGCGATGCGGCAACATTGCAGGATTTTATGACAAGGCAGGGCAAGGACATGATTTTTCAGACGACCGCACTTGTTGCGCTTCTGATAATTATGTTCATCACAAACTGGAAGCTGGCGATAGTAATTACCGTTCCCTTACCGCTTGCGGCTTTCCTTTCGGTAAAGTCGTTCAATGCGATAAGCGTAAGATACGGCAGAGTGTGGCGCTTCCAGTGCCGTGCAAGCGAGCTTCTGCACGATGTTCTGCACGGAATAAGGGTAGTAAAGAATTACGGCAACGAGGACAGAGAGATAGAAGCGTACAGAAATGCCTCTGCAAAATGGGCCGATTCTGTAAAGAAAGCCGATATACTCTGGTATATGGTACAGCCGCCTATCCGTTACATATTCAGCATAGGCGAGTTCTGTGCGCTGTTCTTCGGCGGCAGTATGATACTCGGCAGAGAGATGCAGCTAGGTGAGCTGATACAGTTCACAACCTATGTCGCTATGCTCTACGGTCCTATCCAGTGGCTTACAAGCCTGCCCAGAGTGCTTGCACAGGCAAGAGTAAGCGCAGGAAAGGTATTCGAGATACTTGAAGAGAATAATGATATAAGCGACAACGAGAACGCCGTCAGCCTTGATATAAAGGGCGATATTGAGTTTAAAAACGTATATTTCGGCTACAAGGCGTATAACCCTGTGCTGAAAGACGTTTCGTTCAGCATAAAGCAAGGCGAGATGATAGGCATAGTCGGACATTCCGGTGTCGGCAAATCCACGCTTATAAACCTTGTTATGCGCCTTTATGACGCAACATCGGGTCAGGTGCTGATAGACGGCACGGACGTGCGTGACATATCGCAGAATTCATTGCGTTCGCAGGTGGGAGTTGTATTGCAGGAAACGTATCTTTTCAGCGGTACGGTGCTTGACAATATCCGCTATGCGAAGCCCGATGCAAGCTTTGAGGAAATAATCAATGCCGCAAAGACGGCAAACTGTCACGATTTCATCACCCGTATGCCTGACGGCTATAATACCGTTGTCGGCGAAAGGGGTTACAATCTGTCGGGCGGCGAACGTCAGCGAATAGCTATTGCAAGAGCGATTCTGCACGACCCGAAGATACTTATACTTGACGAAGCTACCGCATCGCTTGACACGCAGACCGAAAAGCAGATACAGGACGCTCTCGACAGGCTGATAAAGGGCAGAACAACAATAGCGATAGCTCACAGGCTGTCAACGCTTGCAAATGCCGACAGGCTTATAGTGCTGAAAAAGGGCAGAGTTGCCGAAATCGGAACACACACCGAACTTTTACAAAGCAAGGGCGTATATTACGAGCTTGTTATGGCACAAAAGCAGACTGCAAGGCTGAGAAAGAGTGAAACTCCGGCACTTGCTATGGGATGA
- a CDS encoding aspartate kinase, producing MSKVVKFGGSSLADANQFRKVADIIRSDKERRYVVPSAPGKRFKDDIKVTDMLYACYDAVANEGKNAYNQFAPIAERFNGIISDLGLTLSLDDEYEVIIDNFRKKAGKDYAASRGEYLNGIILANYLGYEFVDAAKVVFFRPDGKFDDTLTDTCLASVLHGLSHAVIPGFYGANPDGTVRTFSRGGSDVTGSIVAKAINAELYENWTDVNGFLIADPRIVDEPKVIESITYKELRELSYMGASVLHEAAIFPVRSAKIPINIRNTNDPSAKGTMIVAEDNEPPQHIITGIAGKKHFSVISIEKDEMNSEIGFLRRILTVLEANGMCFEHIPTGIDTMSIIVDGKDVDKTPDIVEKICEVTDPNHIEIENDLALIAIVGRGMKSKKGTATRIFAALSHADINIKMIDQGSSELNIIVGIHEADFEKAIKVIYDMFILSED from the coding sequence ATGAGTAAGGTAGTCAAGTTCGGCGGCAGCTCACTCGCCGACGCAAATCAGTTCCGCAAGGTAGCTGATATAATCAGAAGCGACAAGGAACGCAGATATGTAGTTCCCAGTGCGCCCGGAAAGCGTTTCAAGGACGATATAAAAGTAACGGATATGCTCTATGCGTGCTATGACGCAGTCGCAAACGAGGGCAAGAACGCATACAATCAGTTTGCGCCTATTGCAGAGCGTTTCAACGGAATTATAAGCGATTTAGGACTTACTCTTTCACTTGATGACGAGTATGAGGTAATTATAGACAATTTCCGCAAGAAAGCCGGTAAGGATTATGCCGCAAGCCGTGGCGAATACCTGAACGGTATCATTCTTGCAAATTATCTGGGATATGAATTCGTAGATGCCGCAAAGGTGGTATTCTTCCGTCCCGACGGAAAGTTTGACGATACGCTTACAGATACCTGCCTTGCGTCTGTACTGCACGGTCTTTCACACGCTGTTATCCCCGGATTCTACGGTGCTAACCCCGACGGCACGGTACGCACATTCTCAAGAGGCGGTTCTGATGTTACCGGCTCTATCGTTGCAAAGGCTATCAACGCTGAGCTTTATGAGAACTGGACAGACGTAAACGGCTTCCTTATCGCAGACCCCAGAATAGTTGACGAGCCTAAGGTCATCGAGTCTATCACATATAAAGAACTGCGTGAGCTGTCTTATATGGGTGCGTCGGTACTTCACGAGGCCGCAATCTTCCCTGTAAGAAGCGCAAAGATTCCGATAAATATCCGCAACACCAACGACCCCTCGGCAAAGGGTACAATGATAGTTGCAGAGGACAACGAGCCTCCTCAGCACATAATCACGGGTATTGCAGGTAAAAAGCACTTCAGCGTTATCTCAATCGAAAAGGATGAGATGAACAGCGAGATAGGCTTCTTACGCAGAATACTTACAGTGCTTGAGGCTAACGGTATGTGCTTTGAGCATATCCCCACAGGCATCGACACAATGAGCATTATCGTTGACGGCAAGGACGTTGACAAGACCCCCGACATTGTTGAAAAGATATGCGAGGTAACAGACCCCAACCATATTGAGATAGAGAACGATCTTGCGCTTATCGCTATAGTAGGACGTGGCATGAAGTCCAAGAAGGGTACTGCTACAAGAATATTTGCGGCTTTATCACACGCAGACATCAATATAAAGATGATCGACCAGGGTTCAAGCGAGCTTAATATCATAGTAGGTATCCACGAGGCTGACTTCGAGAAGGCTATCAAGGTTATTTATGATATGTTCATACTCAGCGAGGATTGA
- the thyA gene encoding thymidylate synthase: MSLADKYFIENCRDIIEHGSWDTNSEVRPRWEDGTPAHTVKKFCVVNRYNLQEEFPVMTLRRIYYRSAIEEILWIYQKKSNRVADLSTHIWDSWADENGTIGKAYGWQLGQKSIYPEGEFDQVDKVLYDLSHNPASRRIMTNMYNHKDLHEMGLAPCAYSMTFNVTGDTLNAILNQRSQDMLTANNWNVCQYAALLIMFAKASGLKAGELVHVIADAHIYDRHIDAVKRIIEKEPYPAPEMVVEDITDFYKFTKNSFTLKDYKYHDFDEKIEVAI, encoded by the coding sequence ATGAGTTTAGCCGATAAATATTTTATAGAAAACTGCCGTGACATAATCGAACACGGCTCATGGGATACAAACAGCGAGGTCAGACCCCGTTGGGAAGACGGCACACCCGCACATACCGTAAAAAAGTTCTGCGTGGTAAACCGTTATAATCTGCAGGAGGAATTTCCTGTAATGACGCTCCGCCGTATCTACTACCGTTCCGCAATAGAAGAAATATTGTGGATATATCAGAAAAAAAGTAATAGAGTTGCGGATCTTTCCACTCATATATGGGATTCGTGGGCTGATGAAAACGGCACGATAGGCAAGGCTTACGGCTGGCAGCTCGGACAGAAGAGCATCTACCCCGAGGGCGAGTTCGACCAGGTGGACAAAGTGCTGTACGACCTTTCGCACAATCCTGCGAGCCGCCGTATAATGACCAATATGTACAATCATAAGGATCTGCACGAGATGGGACTTGCGCCGTGTGCCTACAGTATGACCTTCAACGTGACCGGAGATACGCTGAATGCTATTCTTAATCAGCGTTCACAGGATATGCTCACTGCGAACAACTGGAACGTGTGCCAGTATGCCGCACTTCTGATAATGTTCGCAAAAGCGTCGGGACTTAAGGCAGGCGAGCTTGTACACGTCATAGCGGATGCACATATCTACGACAGACATATCGACGCAGTAAAACGCATTATAGAAAAAGAGCCTTATCCCGCACCCGAAATGGTTGTAGAGGATATAACCGATTTCTATAAATTCACTAAAAACAGCTTTACGCTGAAAGACTATAAATATCACGATTTCGACGAAAAAATCGAAGTAGCGATATAA
- a CDS encoding exonuclease domain-containing protein has product MTYIVLDLEWSQPVCREKMRIAGTRVLQVEIIQIGAVAVTDGIVSEDFFSEYVRPRYYTELKGRIKKLTGITKNDLKNAHDLTVVLKSFRKWLEKFGKDVIIVTWGPDDIPTLVKQCEFYERDTGWLPEWFNLQPLMTRQYGIDRAQITLQSAVEITGVQQELDYHSAINDAYYTALVLTKINDIPSEIELQKKIDYVHSNPFLSLRQTSEGTVKTARMNAVPRLSELNRYICPVCGKPATLKSRLIWLSPMNYMAVVHCNKHSVKVTVRFEKKADGEYRWIKKYTLSEEKDEELYSSLIKEKYPALQEKSNKKIPAVKTGRKRIKVKTERKNINNG; this is encoded by the coding sequence GTGACATATATCGTACTTGACCTGGAATGGAGCCAGCCGGTATGCAGAGAAAAAATGCGTATAGCAGGCACAAGAGTTCTACAGGTGGAAATCATACAGATAGGCGCAGTTGCCGTGACGGACGGTATCGTAAGCGAGGATTTCTTTTCGGAATATGTAAGACCGAGATATTATACCGAGCTTAAAGGCAGGATAAAGAAGCTGACGGGTATTACGAAAAATGACCTTAAGAACGCCCACGATCTTACAGTGGTGCTGAAGAGCTTCAGAAAATGGCTCGAAAAATTCGGGAAAGACGTTATTATAGTAACGTGGGGACCCGATGACATACCTACGCTTGTAAAGCAGTGCGAGTTCTACGAAAGAGATACCGGCTGGCTTCCCGAATGGTTCAACCTTCAGCCTTTGATGACAAGGCAGTACGGGATAGACAGAGCGCAGATAACACTTCAATCTGCCGTAGAGATAACCGGCGTACAGCAGGAGCTTGACTACCACAGCGCAATAAACGATGCATACTATACCGCACTGGTTCTTACTAAGATAAACGACATACCGAGCGAAATAGAGCTGCAGAAAAAGATAGATTATGTTCACAGCAATCCTTTTCTGAGTCTAAGACAGACCTCGGAGGGTACGGTAAAGACCGCCCGTATGAACGCAGTGCCGAGATTATCCGAGCTTAACCGCTATATCTGTCCTGTCTGCGGTAAACCCGCAACGCTGAAAAGCAGGCTGATATGGCTAAGCCCGATGAACTATATGGCTGTAGTGCATTGCAACAAGCACTCCGTAAAGGTCACGGTAAGGTTTGAGAAGAAAGCAGACGGCGAATACAGATGGATAAAGAAATACACGCTGTCCGAAGAAAAGGACGAGGAGCTTTATTCCTCGCTTATCAAGGAAAAATATCCTGCGTTGCAGGAAAAAAGCAATAAAAAAATCCCTGCCGTCAAAACCGGCAGAAAGCGTATAAAAGTCAAAACGGAAAGGAAAAACATAAACAATGGCTAA